Proteins found in one Coffea eugenioides isolate CCC68of chromosome 5, Ceug_1.0, whole genome shotgun sequence genomic segment:
- the LOC113771551 gene encoding thiamine-repressible mitochondrial transport protein THI74-like gives MLTTLKLLQYLSNSALANTSVASTTVLTSTSGLFTLFFAALIGQDSINVAKVLAVFVSIAGVLMTTIGKTWASDEMLSASQSKRHSIIGDFFGLLSAVSYGLFTVLLKRSAGSDGERVDMQKILGYIGLFTLLGLWWIIWPLNALGIEPTFEFPSSASIKEAVLLNGLVGSVISDYLWALSVVWTTPLVATLGMSLTIPLGMLADMLIHGRHYSAIYILGCVQVFAGFVIANLSDKFGGNRR, from the exons ATGTTGACCACTTTGAAACTTTTGCAGTATTTATCAAACTCTGCCCTTGCTAATACTAGTGTGGCCAGTACGACAGTGTTGACTTCAACATCAGGGCTCTTCACTCTATTCTTTGCAGCTCTCATTGGTCAGGATTCCATAAATGTTGCTAAGGTTCTTGCTGTATTTGTTAGTATTGCTGGTGTTCTCATGACCACCATTGGGAAAACATGGGCTTCGGATGAAATGCTGAGTGCCTCTCA GAGTAAAAGACATAGCATCATTGGAGATTTTTTTGGTCTTCTCTCAGCAGTGTCCTACGGCTTATTTACGG TGCTACTAAAGAGATCTGCTGGATCAGATGGAGAGAGAGTTGATATGCAGAAGATTCTTGGATATATTGGACTTTTTACTCTTCTTGGCCTTTGGTGGATTA TATGGCCACTTAATGCTCTTGGAATAGAACCGACTTTCGAATTTCCAAGTTCAGCATCCATCAAAGAAGCTGTGCTGTTAAATGGCTTAGTGGGGAGCGTTATTTCAGATTATTTATG GGCGCTTTCTGTGGTGTGGACTACGCCATTAGTCGCGACACTTGGCATGTCCTTGACAATCCCCTTGGGAATGCTGGCTGACATGCTTATCCATGGCCGTCACTACTCTGCAATCTACATCCTTGGATGCGTCCAG GTGTTTGCAGGTTTTGTCATTGCTAACCTCTCTGATAAGTTTGGGGGTAACAGAAGATGA